From a region of the Dunckerocampus dactyliophorus isolate RoL2022-P2 chromosome 20, RoL_Ddac_1.1, whole genome shotgun sequence genome:
- the srd5a1 gene encoding 3-oxo-5-alpha-steroid 4-dehydrogenase 1, with protein sequence MDSLLSVIFSSEEEEQYVLDCMAYFMLLMAACAFVSLLFKNVPYGRYAIYGHGFPVNVKFAWFVQELPAFLVPVCLLVWTSSAKTSMLTNQLIIAMYLCHYAQRSLIYPFLIRGGKPTPFVSFALATVFCIYNGFMQIRYLSHYAEYPADWITRPCFIAGSVLWFVGWLMNLHSDHILRNLRKHGETGYKIPKGGMFEYVSGANFLGEITEWVGFALAGQSVHSAAFAVFTIVVLRSRAVDHHKWYLTKFEDYPKTRKALIPILY encoded by the exons ATGGACAGTCTTCTTTCGGTGATCTTCTCTTCAGAAGAGGAAGAGCAGTACGTCTTGGACTGCATGGCttatttcatgttattaatGGCAGCCTGCGCATTTGTTTCTTTGTTATTTAAGAATGTGCCATATGGGCGATACGCGATATATGGACATGGATTTCCAGTGAACGTCAAGTTCGCTTGGTTCGTTCAGGAGCTGCCGGCGTTCCTGGTGCCTGTGTGTCTGCTAGTGTGGACTTCTTCTGCCAAAACATCTATGCTCACTAACCAGTTGATCATTGCTATGTATCTCTGTCACTACGCACAGAG ATCGctgatttatccatttttaattCGTGGAGGTAAACCAACACCGTTCGTCTCGTTTGCCTTGGCGACTGTTTTCTGCATCTACAACGGCTTCATGCAGATCAGATACCTGAGCCACTATGCTGAGTACCCTGCAGACTGGATTACACGACCATGCTTCATTGCGG GATCTGTGCTGTGGTTCGTTGGCTGGCTGATGAATTTGCATTCTGACCACATTCTGAGGAACCTGAGGAAGCATGGAGAGACGGGTTATAAAATCCCCAAAG GTGGAATGTTTGAGTATGTGTCTGGAGCCAACTTTTTAGGAGAGATAACTGAATGGGTGGGCTTCGCTCTGGCGGGCCAATCTGTACACAGCGCAGCCTTCGCCGTCTTCACCATCGTGGTCCTCAGGAGCAGGGCTGTGGACCACCACAA GTGGTACCTTACTAAATTTGAAGACTACCCAAAAACAAGGAAGGCATTAATCCCTATTTTGTATTAG
- the nsun2 gene encoding RNA cytosine C(5)-methyltransferase NSUN2 yields the protein MLCPRNTLIRLSSSSGVLVSKMGKRSRQRQKNQLAAGRDHRDIPGWGAGYADIVKENKLFEHYYKEQGLVPEGEFEQFMDVMREPLPVTIRITGYKSHAKEILHCLKDKYFKELEIDGQKVEAPQPLSWYPDEQAWHTNLSRKIIRKSPLLEKFHQFLVSETESGNISRQEAVSMIPPLLLKIEPHHKILDMCAAPGSKTAQLIEMLHADMEVPFPEGFVIANDVDNKRCYLLVHQTKRLNSPCIVVVNHDASCIPTLQIQTDGKKDILFYDRILCDVPCSGDGTMRKNIDVWKKWTTSNSLHLHGLQLRIAVHGVEQLSVGGRMVYSTCSLNPIEDEAVIAALLEKSEGALELVDCSSDLPGLKWMPGVTSWKLMTKEGKWYSDWSSVPSSRHTQIRPTMFPPDDAEKLAGMHLERCMRILPHHQNTGGFFVAVLMKKAPMPWNKRYPKLRRESSSGTEAQTHSSLVTVAETPCLPESAAVEGEERQEDGAEGTVDREAQGGAPKGDQEKSDKQDGVCGPPPSKKLKLFGYKEDPFVFLSEDDPIFTTMQSFYDLSPNFPKLNVLTRTHEGKKRHLYMVSKELRNVLISNSERMKVINTGVKVWSRNSDGEEFGCAFRVAQEGIYTLQPYIRSRIITVSVEDIKVLLTQENPFLSKLDEDAQAQANKIEMGSIVLKYIPNPDKPKEPQCPIQLCGWRGKTSIRAFVARNERYHYLRMLGVEVFRDKQGVGQKATDEENKRKADEEAAAEDNRELDLNNGSENGSSQTKMDGTSG from the exons atgtTGTGTCCTCGAAACACGCTCATTCGTTTAAGTTCATCCAGCGGTGTACTGGTCTCCAAAATGGGGAAAAGAAGCAGACAAAGACAGAAAAACCAGCTTGCAGCAGGCAGGGACCACAGAGATATCCCT GGCTGGGGTGCTGGTTATGCTGACATTGTTAAAGAAAACAAGCTGTTTGAGCACTACTACAAGGAGCAAGGCTTGGTTCCAGAGGGAGAATTTGAACAGTTTATGGACGTAATGAGGGAACCACTACCAGTAACTATACGCATCACTGGATACAAGAG CCACGCCAAGGAGATCCTTCACTGTCTGAAGGACAAATACTTTAAGGAGTTGGAGATTGATGGGCAGAAGGTTGAGGCTCCACAGCCTCTCAGCTG GTATCCTGATGAGCAAGCCTGGCACACCAACCTGAGCCGGAAGATCATTAGGAAGTCTCCTCTGCTGGAGAAGTTCCACCAGTTTCTTGTGAGCGAGACAGAGTCG GGTAACATCAGCCGCCAGGAAGCCGTCAGTATGATCCCTCCTCTTCTCTTGAAGATTGAGCCTCATCACAAA ATATTGGACATGTGTGCAGCCCCTGGGTCAAAGACAGCCCAGCTTATAGAGATGCTGCACGCTGACATGGAAGTGCCATTTCCAG AGGGCTTCGTCATCGCAAACGACGTGGACAACAAACGCTGCTACCTGCTAGTGCATCAGACCAAGCGTCTCAACAGCCCCTGCATCGTAGTGGTCAACCATGACGCCTCCTGCATCCCCACGCTGCAGATCCAGACGGATGGAAAAAAGGACATCCTCTTCTATGATCGTATCTTGTGTGACGTGCCCTGCAG CGGAGACGGCACCATGAGGAAGAACATTGACGTGTGGAAGAAGTGGACGACCAGCAACAGCCTGCACCTTCACGG CCTCCAGTTGCGTATAGCTGTGCATGGTGTTGAGCAGCTGTCTGTGGGCGGGAGGATGGTCTACTCCACCTGTTCGCTTAACCCTATTGAAGACGAAGCTGTCATTGCGGcactgctggagaagagcgaaG GTGCACTGGAGCTTGTCGACTGCTCTTCTGACCTGCCTGGCTTGAAGTGGATGCCTGGGGTCACTTCCTGGAAG CTGATGACCAAAGAAGGCAAGTGGTATTCTGACTGGTCGTCTGTCCCGAGCAGCCGCCACACTCAAATCCGACCCACCATGTTCCCGCCTGATGACGCAGAGAAGCTGGCTGGGATGCATCTGGAGAGATG TATGAGGATTTTACCACATCACCAGAACACGGGAGGTTTCTTTGTGGCCGTGTTGATGAAGAAAGCCCCCATGCCCTGGAACAAACGATATCCCAAG CTGAGGAGAGAGTCCTCATCTGGCACTGAAGCCCAAACACACAGCTCTCTGGTGACCGTTGCAGAGACTCCCTGCCTCCCCGAGAGCGCCGCTGTAGAGGGAGAGGAGAGGCAGGAAGACGGCGCCGAGGGCACAGTAGACAGGGAGGCCCAGGGCGGAGCACCCAAAGGAGATCAGGAGAAGAGTGACAAACAAGATGGCGTATGTGG GCCTCCACCTTCAAAGAAGTTGAAACTGTTTGGATACAAGGAAGATCCCTTTGTCTTTCTCAGTGAAGATGACCCCATCTTCACCACCATGCA ATCCTTCTATGATTTGTCTCCAAACTTCCCTAAGCTGAATGTCCTGACCAGAACCCACGAGGGCAAGAAGAGACACTTATACATGGTGTCCAAAGAGCTGCGTAACGTGCTGATCAGCAACAGCGAACGCATGAAG GTCATCAACACAGGAGTGAAAGTGTGGTCTCGCAACAGTGATGGTGAGGAGTTTGGTTGTGCCTTTAGAGTGGCTCAAGAG GGTATCTACACTCTGCAGCCTTATATTCGCTCCAGGATCATCACAGTGAGTGTGGAGGACATCAAGGTGCTGCTTACCCAGGAGAACCCCTTCCTCAGCAAACTGGACGAGGACGCCCAAGCTCAAGCCAATAAAATTG AAATGGGCAGCATTGTGTTGAAGTACATTCCCAACCCAGA TAAGCCCAAAGAGCCCCAGTGTCCCATCCAGCTGTGCGGCTGGAGAGGAAAGACGTCCATCCGAGCCTTCGTCGCCCGAAACGAACGTTACCACTACCTGCGCATGCTGGGCGTGGAGGTCTTTCGGGACAAGCAGGGTGTGGGCCAGAAAGCAACAGATGAGGAGAACAAAAGAAAGGCAGATGAAGAAGCAGCAGCGGAGGACAACAGGGAGCTGGACTTGAATAATGGAAGTGAGAATGGATCATCACAAACAAAGATGGATGGGACAAGCGGTTGA